One region of Brassica napus cultivar Da-Ae chromosome A10, Da-Ae, whole genome shotgun sequence genomic DNA includes:
- the LOC106371188 gene encoding type IV inositol polyphosphate 5-phosphatase 6-like, which produces MREDKSKTNKLAWSKKMVRKWFNIKSKTEEFQTDVPAPSASNGIEVEHRSSFSVEKAPTTINKSKTEKLSKNWEQQARQRRMNYENPRIIDVQNYSIFTATWNVAGRSPPPDLNLDEWLHSSAPADIYVLGFQEIVPLNAGNVLGSEDNGPAQKWLSLIRKTLNNRPGASGGGAYHTPSPLPVPMAELDADFSGSTRQKNSTFFHRRSFQTPSSACNDPSIPQPGRFSVCDRVFFSQRPSDFDPSFRGGSSSHRPSDYSRRPSDYSRQSDYSNRPSDYYSRPSDYSRPSDFSRSSDDDNGTGDSPSTVLYSPGSAAANESGYRIPWNSSQYCLVASKQMVGVFLTIWVKSELREHVKNMKVSCVGRGLMGYLGNKGSISISMLLHQTSFCFVCTHLTSGQKEGDELKRNSDVMEILKKTRFPRVKSLEEEKSPENILQHDRVIWLGDLNYRIALTYRSAKALVEMQNWRALLENDQLRIEQKRGHVFKGWNEGKIYFPPTYKYSRNSDRYSGDDLHPKEKRRTPAWCDRILWYGEGLHQLSYVRGESKFSDHRPVYGIFCAEVESAHNKLKRTMSCSASRVQAEELLPYSRGYTELSFF; this is translated from the exons ATGAGAGAAGACAAATCCAAAACAAACAAG CTGGCATGGTCCAAGAAGATGGTCAGGAAATGGTTTAATATCAAAAGCAAAACAGAGGAGTTTCAAACAGATGTTCCTGCTCCTTCTGCTTCTAATG gTATTGAAGTAGAGCACAGAAGTAGCTTCTCAGTAGAGAAAGCTCCCACCACAATCAACAAGTCCAAAACTG AGAAGCTAAGTAAGAACTGGGAGCAGCAAGCTCGCCAAAGGAGAATGAACTATGAGAATCCTAGGATCATTGATGTCCAAAACTACAG CATCTTTACTGCTACATGGAACGTAGCTGGACGCTCTCCACCTCCTGACTTAAACCTCGACGAGTGGCTTCACTCCTCAGCTCCCGCAGACATATACGTCCTCGGCTTCCAAGAGATTGTTCCTCTCAACGCTGGCAACGTCCTCGGATCCGAAGACAACGGACCTGCTCAGAAATGGCTCTCCCTCATCCGCAAAACTCTCAACAACAGACCAGGAGCTAGCGGTGGCGGAGCCTACCACACGCCTTCCCCTCTCCCTGTCCCCATGGCTGAGCTTGACGCTGACTTCTCTGGCTCCACGAGACAAAAGAACTCCACCTTCTTCCACAGACGCTCTTTCCAAACCCCAAGCAGTGCGTGTAACGATCCTTCCATCCCTCAGCCAGGTCGTTTCAGTGTCTGTGACCGTGTCTTCTTCAGCCAAAGACCAAGTGACTTCGACCCTAGCTTCCGTGGTGGCAGCAGCAGTCACAGGCCTAGTGACTACTCTAGAAGGCCTAGTGACTACTCAAGGCAGAGTGATTACTCTAATAGGCCGAGTGATTACTACTCCAGACCGAGTGATTACTCACGGCCGAGTGACTTCTCAAGGTCCTCAGACGATGATAACGGTACTGGGGACTCTCCAAGCACTGTCCTGTACTCTCCAGGCTCTGCAGCAGCGAACGAGAGCGGTTATAGGATCCCTTGGAACTCTTCTCAGTATTGTTTAGTCGCTAGCAAGCAAATGGTTGGTGTCTTCTTAACCATTTGGGTGAAAAGTGAGTTAAGAGAACACGTCAAGAACATGAAAGTGTCTTGCGTTGGGAGAGGACTAATGGGTTATCTTGGGAACAAG GGATCAATCTCAATAAGCATGTtgcttcatcaaacaagctttTGCTTTGTGTGCACTCACTTGACTTCAGGACAAAAGGAAGGTGATGAGCTGAAGAGGAACTCTGATGTCATGGAGATACTCAAGAAGACGAGGTTTCCTCGCGTTAAGAGCTTAGAGGAGGAGAAGTCTCCTGAAAATATACTTCAGCATGA CCGGGTGATATGGCTTGGAGATCTGAACTACCGGATAGCACTCACTTACCGATCTGCTAAAGCCCTCGTTGAGATGCAGAACTGGAGAGCTTTGCTAGAAAACGACCAGCTAAGAATAGAGCAGAAACGAGGGCACGTGTTCAAAGGATGGAACGAAGGAAAGATCTACTTCCCACCAACGTACAAGTACTCTAGAAACTCAGATAGATACTCTGGAGATGACTTGCATCCCAAGGAGAAACGTCGCACTCCTGCTTG gtgtgaTAGGATATTGTGGTACGGTGAAGGACTGCATCAGTTATCTTATGTAAGAGGAGAGTCAAAGTTCTCAGATCATAGACCTGTCTACGGCATTTTCTGCGCTGAGGTTGAGTCAGCTCATAATAAGCTAAAGCGAACCATGAGTTGTTCAGCTTCACGTGTCCAAGCGGAAGAGCTCTTACCTTATTCCCGTGGATACACCGAGCTCAGCTTCTTCTAG